From Corynebacterium aquatimens:
ACGGCTATCAAGTGCAGTACCGCGGCGATGATCGTCAGCGTATGAAAGTGCTCATGGTAGCCGTATAACTTTGCGTTTCGGCCCGGCCACTTCAGGCCGTACAGGAGCGCCCCCAACGTGTATAAGGCACCGCCTGCAAAAAGCAGCCACACAACCGCGTGATTCACCGTGCCCCACAAGCGCGGGATCAACGGCAAAATGATCCACCCTAAAGCCACGTAGATAACTGGCGCGAGCCACCGCGGGCGGGAAACCCACACGAGGTTGAGAACCAAGTTCGCTATCGCGCCTACCCACGCCACACCGAGCATGATCGCCGCCGAGCGCGGCGAGAGAACAACCAGGCACAGCGGTGTGTACGTCGCTGCGATGAAGACACCGATCATCGAGTGGTCAGCGCGGCGCCACGCCTCCACCCCGGCGGCGGTGCGCCACGGCCAGCGGTGATACACACCAGAGACACCGAACAACGCAACCAGGCCCACACCGTAAATAGTCGCGCCGAGGGCTTGGTACCACAGCAGCGTCATCCAGGAATAAGTAATAAGGACCGTGGAGGCGATGATCGCTGCCTGTGCAGCGCCCAAATGGAACCACCCACGTAAACCCGGGCGTTCACCACGGTCCGCGATCCAACGGACGTGCTGGATCTGCGTTCCGATTGCGTCCGACAGCGTGCGGGTGACGGATTCATAAGACATTGATGAACAACCTTCAATCGACTAACTTCTAACTACTAACTTCGCGCTTTTAGTGTGCCCTAGATTGCGCAAAAACGAACATCTGCCCATCTGATCTTGCCGAGCACATCTCAGACGGCGTTATCCCTTCTTACCCGCGAAAGGCAAAGGCCCACCAGGGCTGGGAAGCCCTGATGGACCTTGGGGTCGAATGCCGCATTCGCGGGTTAGACGTAGTGCTCTTCGTACTGGTTGTTGGCCAGGGCGCGCTGCTCAGCCGCGCGCTCGGC
This genomic window contains:
- the trhA gene encoding PAQR family membrane homeostasis protein TrhA yields the protein MSYESVTRTLSDAIGTQIQHVRWIADRGERPGLRGWFHLGAAQAAIIASTVLITYSWMTLLWYQALGATIYGVGLVALFGVSGVYHRWPWRTAAGVEAWRRADHSMIGVFIAATYTPLCLVVLSPRSAAIMLGVAWVGAIANLVLNLVWVSRPRWLAPVIYVALGWIILPLIPRLWGTVNHAVVWLLFAGGALYTLGALLYGLKWPGRNAKLYGYHEHFHTLTIIAAVLHLIAVWFLVVEAGSAYCA